Proteins encoded by one window of Conger conger chromosome 1, fConCon1.1, whole genome shotgun sequence:
- the rcc1 gene encoding regulator of chromosome condensation, with amino-acid sequence MPGTKPVKRATQPEDVKPSKKVKVSHSSHGREGGLVLVLGQGDVGQLGLGEDVLERKKPALVSLPEGALQAVAGGMHTVCLSETGNVYTFGCNDEGALGRETAEEGAEMLPGKVELSERVVQVSAGDSHTAALTEEGAVYAWGSFRDNNGVIGLLEPMKKSMLPVKFHIDEPVVKIASGNDHLVMLTLSGALYSSGCGEQGQLGRVPECFANRGGRKGLERLLVPQSVHLRSRGKVCFSDVFCGAYFTFAVSKEGHVYGFGLSNYHQLGTPSTNTYFAPVKLTSFRNSTTSWVSFSGGQHHTVCLDAEGKVYSLGRAEYGRLGLGRGAEEKSEPTPVPGLDSAQVVACGASVSYAVTKQGCAFAWGMGTNLQLGTGEEEDEWAPVQMSGKQLEKRSVISVSSGGQHTVLLVRDQQEC; translated from the exons ATGCCGGGAACGAAGCCAGTGAAGAGGGCAACCCAGCCAGAGGACGTAAAGCCCTCTAAAAAGGTGAAAG tgtccCACAGCAGccatgggagggagggggggctggttCTGGTGTTGGGGCAGGGGGACGTGGGGCAGCTGGGCCTGGGGGAGGATGTGCTGGAGCGGAAGAAGCCCGCTTTGGTCAGCCTGccagagggggcgctgcagGCGGTGGCAGGGGGCATGCACACAGTCTGCCTCAGCGAGACGGGAAAT GTGTACACATTCGGCTGTAACGATGAGGGCGCTCTCGGGCGTGAGACGGCggaggagggggcagagatGCTCCCTGGGAAGGTGGAGCTGAGCGAGAGGGTGGTGCAGGTCTCAGCGGGGGACAGTCACACCGCCGCCCTCACCGAGGAGGGGGCCGTCTACGCCTGGGGGTCCTtcagg GATAATAACGGAGTCATCGGTCTGCTGGAGCCCATGAAGAAGAGCATGTTACCTGTGAAGTTCCACATTGACGAGCCGGTGGTTAAAATCGCCTCAG GTAACGACCACCTGGTGATGCTGACCCTCAGTGGCGCGCTGTACAGCTCCGGCTGCGGGGAGCAGGGGCAGCTGGGAAGGGTCCCCGAGTGCTTCGCCAACCGAGGGGGCAGGAAGGGCCTGG AGCGGTTGCTGGTTCCTCAGTCGGTGCACCTGCGCTCACGGGGGAAGGTGTGTTTCTCAGACGTGTTCTGCGGGGCGTACTTCACCTTCGCCGTGTCTAAGGAGGGGCACGTCTACGGCTTCGGCCTGTCAAACTACCACCAGCTCG gcactcCCAGTACCAACACATACTTCGCTCCTGTTAAACTCACCTCGTTCAGAAACTCCACCACCTCCTGGGTCAGCTTCTCCGGGGGCCAGCACCACACCGTCTGCCTCGACGCGGAAG ggaAGGTGTACAGTCTGGGCCGGGCCGAGTATGGCCGCCTGGGGCTCGGTCGGGGGGCGGAGGAGAAGAGTGAGCCCACGCCCGTCCCAGGCCTAGACTCCGCCCAGGTCGTGGCGTGTGGAGCGTCGGTCAGCTACGCCGTCACCaagcaag GCTGTGCCTTTGCGTGGGGGATGGGCACTAACCTGCAGCTGGGcacgggggaggaggaggacgagtgGGCGCCGGTGCAGATGAGCGGGAAGCAGCTGGAGAAGCGCTCGGTCATCAGTGTCTCCAGCGGCGGCCAGCACACCGTTCTACTGGTCCGGGACCAGCAggagtgctga